One window of Papaver somniferum cultivar HN1 chromosome 9, ASM357369v1, whole genome shotgun sequence genomic DNA carries:
- the LOC113312844 gene encoding uncharacterized protein LOC113312844, whose product MMGLGALRNMIRLFARTVLNRSVERFPLGISSASSTSSTPELRSVFSWFLNQCCQSWMINRSNEFHSLTDTRLPKRRPGFTNRRKRAGLKPPGPYAWVQYTPGEPLLPNTPNEGSVKRRNEKKRMGQRKAFIKSEAKKRKVQVQEAKRKKIEKRVERKMAAVARDRAWAVRLAELQQLEAAKAAKS is encoded by the exons atgATGGGTTTGGGTGCACTCAGAAACATGATTCGCCTATTTGCAAGAACAGTTTTGAATCGAAGCGTGGAACGTTTTCCTCTCGGGATTTCATCAGCTTCatcaacttcttcaacaccagAGTTAAGGTCCGTTTTCAGTTGGTTTTTGAACCAATGTTGTCAATCATGGATGATTAACAGATCAAATGAGTTTCATAGCTTAACCGATACTCGATTGCCTAAGAGAAGACCTGGTTTTACTAATAGAAGGAAGCGAGCTGGCTTGAAACCCCCAG GTCCATATGCTTGGGTTCAATACACACCTGGAGAACCACTACTTCCAAACACACCTAATGAAGGTAGTGTTAAGagaaggaacgagaagaagcgaATGGGACAGAGAAAGGCGTTTATAAAG TCTGAAGCAAAGAAACGAAAAGTTCAGGTGCAAGAAGCTAAAAGGAAGAAGATCGAGAAAAGAGTTGAGCGTAAGATGGCTGCAGTAGCAAGGGACAGAGCATGGGCTGTAAGATTGGCAGAGCTGCAACAGCTCGAGGCAGCTAAAGCAGCGAAATCGTAA